A genomic region of Homalodisca vitripennis isolate AUS2020 chromosome 5, UT_GWSS_2.1, whole genome shotgun sequence contains the following coding sequences:
- the LOC124363149 gene encoding serine/threonine-protein phosphatase 6 regulatory ankyrin repeat subunit C-like, producing MKMVPEKVQISLMKKMETLLNQGQDVNAQDEYGRTLLDKAVWRSSEPAVDLLLERGADVNIVNNRRRSPLHLAVYRNNATIFEKLFEKGGNLNLLNHEGKSPLDLIIKRRCLKMIETLIDKGFYLENEVHDFPPLHHFVYIHFVSGVELLLKKGADLNYKDKQGRSPLHIAICRQYIDITQMLLNKGAMVDIRNNEGETPLHSAIKRDFKAGVELLLRQGANVNLKCDETTPLHLAAINMNEGIFDTLLNHGANINERDGEGNTVLHTAVRVNFFYGVKTSLAKYAKVNEKNCDGQTPLHLAKSKKICEILLDNGALLEVRDCKYGATPFLRAVQCDICTVNLLLERGAEVNTKNYRRETALHMVVNDLEKVKTILDHGGKVNIKDNEGDTPLHVFISQRFYSKCIELLLKRQAGVNIKNNAGLTPLHMAVLGRTSSVIDLLLDNGADVFLKNKENMSPLHLALYNCGEEFGSEVSVMLDMGTMLNFKDRDTNSPLHFAVSNGDYDLVKALIDNGACLNSKNSKCHSPLHIAVSRSFQPIVQLLLEKEASVNDRDVENRTPLHLAVLANNKTLVEALINNGADVNNKDNRGSTPLHYAILMKNVEVTEILLLHRSNVNLRDKWYRTPLHLAILYNFIAGVDPLLTYGAKVNLRDKRRNTSLHYAAKCGSESLSRKLLERGALVDIQDSKGRTPLHVVIQYCMWTGDDCAKVLLDYGATMDIKDYRGKTPLDYGENCINLPNIFSEFIIKAECANLELYLNKEVVSDLLKSYDRPLDSFQTTCLTELKHMKTKKIGSNNLYDVFSQYRDPKFVMKQSMEEAIYSSNLDLEFPLYAQLLRVTFERAKARRKLLDLAVENVSAKIDITLPNEVKRHIMSYLSDRELKTLLYK from the coding sequence ATGAAAATGGTCCCTGAAAAAGTACAGATCTCTTTGATGAAGAAAATGGAAACCTTACTAAATCAAGGTCAGGATGTAAACGCCCAAGATGAATACGGAAGAACACTTCTGGACAAAGCAGTTTGGAGGAGTTCAGAGCCTGCAGTTGATCTACTGCTGGAGAGGGGAGCAGACGTTAATATAGTAAACAACAGAAGAAGATCTCCTTTACATTTGGCTGTCTATAGAAACAATgcaactatttttgaaaaattatttgagaaagGGGGCAATCTAAATCTACTAAATCATGAAGGGAAATCTCCtcttgatttaataattaaaagaagaTGTTTAAAAATGATTGAAACTCTTATAGACAAAGgattttatttggaaaatgaaGTGCATGATTTTCCACCACTCCATCATTttgtttacatacattttgtatCGGGTGTGGAGTTATTGTTAAAGAAAGGAGCAGATTTGAACTACAAAGACAAACAAGGTAGAAGTCCTCTTCATATCGCCATTTGCAGACAGTACATTGATATTACACAAATGCTTCTCAACAAAGGTGCAATGGTGGATATCAGGAATAATGAAGGTGAGACACCTCTTCACTCTGCTATTAAAAGAGACTTTAAAGCTGGTGTTGAGTTATTACTTAGGCAAGGTGCTAACGTGAACTTAAAGTGTGACGAAACTACACCACTTCACCTGGCTGCTATAAATATGAATGAAGGTATATTTGATACATTGTTAAATCATGGTGCCAATATAAATGAGAGAGACGGGGAAGGTAATACAGTTTTACACACTGCAGtaagagtaaattttttttatggtgTTAAAACAAGTTTAGCAAAATATGCCAAAGTAAATGAGAAAAACTGTGATGGCCAAACACCTCTTCATCTTGCTAAGTCAAAGAAGATATGTGAGATATTGCTGGATAATGGAGCTTTACTGGAGGTAAGAGACTGCAAATATGGGGCTACACCTTTCCTCAGAGCTGTCCAATGTGACATATGTACTGTTAACTTACTGTTGGAAAGAGGAGCAGAAGTTAATACGAAAAATTATAGAAGAGAGACTGCCCTTCATATGGTGGTGAAtgatttagaaaaagtaaaaactatattagatCATGGTGggaaagtaaatataaaagacaatgaAGGAGACACTCCTCTCCATGTATTCATTTCTCAGCGGTTTTATTCTAAATGTATTGAGCTCCTACTTAAAAGGCAAGCAGGTGTAAACATAAAGAACAATGCAGGTCTTACTCCTCTACATATGGCAGTGTTGGGCCGAACATCATCTGTAATTGACTTGTTGTTAGATAATGGTGCCGACGTTTTCctaaaaaataaggaaaacatGTCACCACTTCACCTTGCACTCTACAATTGTGGAGAAGAGTTTGGTTCAGAAGTAAGTGTTATGTTGGACATGGGAACTATGTTGAACTTTAAGGACAGAGACACAAACAGTCCTCTTCACTTTGCTGTTTCAAATGGGGATTATGATCTGGTCAAAGCATTGATAGATAATGGAGCTTGTTTGAACTCAAAAAACAGCAAATGTCACAGTCCTCTCCATATTGCTGTTTCAAGATCATTTCAACCAATAGTTCAACTACTGTTAGAGAAAGAAGCAAGTGTGAATGACAGGGATGTTGAAAACAGAACCCCCCTTCATTTGGCTGTCTTAGCAAACAATAAGACTTTGGTTGAAGCATTAATTAATAATGGGGCAGATGTAAATAATAAGGACAATCGAGGAAGTACCCCTCTCCATTAtgcaattttaatgaaaaatgttgaaGTAACAGAAATTCTTTTACTACATCGATCAAATGTAAACCTTAGAGATAAGTGGTACAGAACACCACTTCATTTAgcaatattgtacaattttattgcTGGAGTTGATCCTTTACTTACCTATGGAGCCAAAGTAAATTTGAGGGACAAGAGAAGAAACACATCTCTCCATTATGCAGCTAAGTGTGGATCAGAGTCATTGTCAAGAAAACTCTTAGAGAGAGGAGCTTTAGTTGATATTCAAGACTCAAAAGGAAGAACTCCTCTCCACGTGGTTATTCAATACTGTATGTGGACAGGAGATGACTGTGCTAAAGTATTGCTTGATTATGGGGCTACCATGGATATAAAAGATTATAGAGGGAAAACACCACTAGATTATGGGGAGAATTGTattaatcttccaaatattttttcagaatttatcATCAAAGCTGAATGTGCTAATTTAGAACTATATTTGAATAAAGAAGTTGTGTCAGACCTCCTAAAATCTTATGATAGACCACTTGATTCATTTCAAACCACGTGCTTAACAGAACTGAAGCAcatgaaaacaaagaaaattggTAGCAATAATCTCTATGATGTGTTTTCCCAATACAGGGATCctaaatttgttatgaaacaaTCCATGGAAGAAGCGATATATTCTTCTAATTTGGATTTAGAGTTTCCATTGTATGCTCAGCTTTTGAGAGTAACATTTGAGAGAGCAAAAGCTAGGCGTAAACTGTTAGATTTAGCAGTAGAAaatgtgagtgctaaaattgatATAACATTGCCAAATGAGGTGAAAAGGCATATTATGTCTTATTTAAGTGACCGAGAATTGAAaactttattgtacaaataa